The segment AAAAGAACAACCGCATTTGATCGTGCCAGAAATAGAAGCCATTGCCACCGCCACACTGGTCGAACTGGAACAAGCAGGCTTTAATGTCATTCCTTCGGCTCGGGCGGTTCATCTCACCATGAACCGTGAAGGGATTCGCCGTTTAGCGGCTGAAGAACTGGGTATAAAAACGTCTCATTTCAAGTTTGCACAAAGTAAACAAGACTATCTGGCCGCAGTTAAAGAAATTGGTATTCCCTGTGTCGTCAAACCCATTATGAGTTCATCGGGCAAGGGGCAAAGTACCATCCGTTCTGAACAGGACATTGAAAAAACCTGGCAATATGCTCAAGAAGGCGGTCGCACTGGCGAGGGCAAAGTGATCATTGAAGGCTTTGTGGATTTTGATTATGAAATCACCTTACTGACCATACGCCATGCCAATGGAACGGCATTTTGTGAACCGATTGGGCACAAACAAATTGACGGGGACTACCGTGAATCTTGGCAACCACAAGCCATGTCAGCCATTGCTAAAGAAAAATCCATACAAATTGCCCAAGCAGTAACCGACAGCTTAGGCGGCTGGGGTTTATTTGGTGTCGAGTTTTTCATTAAGAGTGATGAAGTGTATTTCAGTGAAGTATCCCCTCGCCCACATGATACTGGCTTAGTGACACTCATTTCTCAGGATCTATCCGAATTTGCCTTACATGCCAGAGCCATTCTTGGCTTGCCAATACCCAACATTCGTCAATATGGCTCCAGTGCCTCATCAGTCATTTTGGTTAACGGGGAATCTTCACAAGTTGAATTTTCAGGCTTAGAGACCGCCTTAGCTGAAACAGACACTCAGCTCAGACTCTTCGGTAAGCCCAAGGTAAAAACCCAACGGCGCATGGGAGTCGCATTAGCACTCGATGAAAGCATAGAAAAAGCACGTGCCAAGGCCGTACGTGCTTCCAAAGCCGTACAAATAAAATTATAAACAGATTTATAAGCTACAACTTAGGATTTTTTGGGTACTAGGATTTTTTGGGTACTACGCTCATCTTCATCAGGCGATCAATTCGACGGATATAAAAACGCGTTTCAAGTGGGGTGAAGGGAGAAACTTTATCCCAATCATTCATTGCATCGGAATGCTCTATTTTTTTACTTTTATTGATCGCACGGAGTTTTTTACGCGCTTTTAACACTCGAGCAAAACCAGCATTGTAACTGGCAAAGGTGAAGTTTAAACGCTCTTCCACTGACACGTTTTTCTTTTTCCAGCGTTTATATAATTGACGATTATAATAAATTGCAGCCGCTATATTCCAACGAGGCTGATCTATTTTACCAAAATTAGGCTGTTTTTTGAGGATTTCTTGATAGGTTGAGGGCATGATCTGCATGATGCCAATCGCACCGACCCGACTTTTTGCTTTCGGGTTTAAGCCTGATTCGGCAATACCCTGAGCTTTAAACCAATGCCAATCGACATCGGGGCCAAAGTAATGCTTGGCATTTTTTTTAAAATGCCGATCATATTTATTCGTCCAGTGTTTATGTTTTACGTGCTTATGAGTTCCAGCCAAAGCAATGGCAGGAATCAAAATAAGCAGTAAGCACAAAAAACTGCTTTTAAGCGCAGGCATTAATTCAGCCCTAAACCAATCACTAAGCCTAATGCAGTGCCGATGCCAATAAACATCCCCATCAGCATCAAACCAACGGCAATATTGCCCTCGGCAAGTTGTTCGGGAATACTAAAACTCACAATATGACTAAAAAGTTTACACCCAAACCACATAAAAAAAAGGGTCAACACCCCACCCATACAAGCGTATAAAACATTAAGAAACATAGGATCAATATTATCGGTCATGCAATTACCCATTTTTATTTATTATTATTTTTATTCGTAGAATCAATTTAACGCATTCAATTCAGCTCAGTCAAATTTATGTGCTCATTTTAAATAAACTTTAAG is part of the sulfur-oxidizing endosymbiont of Gigantopelta aegis genome and harbors:
- a CDS encoding DUF350 domain-containing protein — translated: MTDNIDPMFLNVLYACMGGVLTLFFMWFGCKLFSHIVSFSIPEQLAEGNIAVGLMLMGMFIGIGTALGLVIGLGLN
- a CDS encoding transglycosylase SLT domain-containing protein, which gives rise to MPALKSSFLCLLLILIPAIALAGTHKHVKHKHWTNKYDRHFKKNAKHYFGPDVDWHWFKAQGIAESGLNPKAKSRVGAIGIMQIMPSTYQEILKKQPNFGKIDQPRWNIAAAIYYNRQLYKRWKKKNVSVEERLNFTFASYNAGFARVLKARKKLRAINKSKKIEHSDAMNDWDKVSPFTPLETRFYIRRIDRLMKMSVVPKKS
- the purT gene encoding formate-dependent phosphoribosylglycinamide formyltransferase, which produces MKIGTPLSPSATRVLFCGGGELAKEVVIELQRLGVEVIVVDRYDNAPAMQVAHRSHSINMLDGKALREVIEKEQPHLIVPEIEAIATATLVELEQAGFNVIPSARAVHLTMNREGIRRLAAEELGIKTSHFKFAQSKQDYLAAVKEIGIPCVVKPIMSSSGKGQSTIRSEQDIEKTWQYAQEGGRTGEGKVIIEGFVDFDYEITLLTIRHANGTAFCEPIGHKQIDGDYRESWQPQAMSAIAKEKSIQIAQAVTDSLGGWGLFGVEFFIKSDEVYFSEVSPRPHDTGLVTLISQDLSEFALHARAILGLPIPNIRQYGSSASSVILVNGESSQVEFSGLETALAETDTQLRLFGKPKVKTQRRMGVALALDESIEKARAKAVRASKAVQIKL